A region from the Mucilaginibacter sp. CSA2-8R genome encodes:
- a CDS encoding helix-turn-helix domain-containing protein — protein sequence MKEIQHRSDCPVSFSLDYLGDKWVLLILRDLIFTSKSSYGDFLTSKEKIATNILAHRLKLLEANGFITSAVSPEKKNKFIYSLTKKGIDLIPAIVELMIWGSKYNPPGNEDLIKKLEEDKEGTIRQIREKLLKRL from the coding sequence ATGAAAGAAATTCAGCATAGATCAGATTGTCCCGTATCATTCTCATTAGATTATTTGGGTGATAAATGGGTATTACTGATTTTAAGGGATCTGATATTTACCAGCAAATCATCCTACGGTGATTTTTTAACGTCTAAAGAAAAAATAGCCACTAATATTCTGGCACACCGACTTAAACTGCTGGAGGCAAACGGCTTTATTACCTCAGCCGTATCGCCCGAAAAGAAAAATAAGTTTATTTACAGCCTTACTAAAAAAGGGATCGATTTAATTCCCGCCATCGTAGAGCTGATGATTTGGGGTTCTAAATACAACCCGCCGGGCAACGAAGATTTGATAAAAAAACTGGAAGAGGATAAGGAAGGCACCATAAGGCAAATCAGGGAAAAGCTTTTGAAGCGCCTTTAA
- a CDS encoding 2-dehydropantoate 2-reductase codes for MKYLVIGAGGTGGLIAGYLAKNQIDVTLIARGEHLQAIQNKGLTIKTYGEKPVCVTNIKAVPDNSIENLKFDVVFVCVKAYQLSSIMGILKNAAHQQTMIIPILNSLGAGNYLRSLLPNLDVYDGCIYITGYISGPGEVSQNNNIFKTYYGQDGQVSKADNLRKQMEQDVLHSGIKINYSSRVTNEIFRKLTFTSAFASCAAYYNKKAADLQLDGPYRQLFISLLKELKQISDAADLGLTENFYKDNLQILDSLSADFTTSLQKDLQLKKPDERSEIIFDIVRLAKKHVVHVPEYLRIAKHFGYV; via the coding sequence ATGAAATATCTAGTAATTGGTGCTGGCGGAACCGGCGGCCTTATAGCAGGCTATTTGGCAAAAAACCAGATTGACGTAACGCTTATAGCGCGCGGCGAACACCTGCAAGCTATCCAAAACAAGGGGCTTACCATCAAGACCTATGGCGAAAAGCCGGTTTGTGTTACTAACATTAAAGCTGTACCGGATAACTCTATCGAAAATCTAAAGTTTGATGTAGTATTTGTTTGCGTAAAGGCTTATCAATTAAGCAGTATTATGGGTATCCTAAAAAATGCGGCTCATCAGCAAACCATGATTATCCCTATACTCAATTCGCTGGGTGCAGGTAATTACCTCCGCTCGTTATTGCCCAACCTTGATGTTTATGATGGTTGCATTTATATTACAGGGTACATATCCGGACCGGGAGAAGTGAGCCAGAATAATAACATTTTCAAGACTTACTATGGGCAGGATGGTCAGGTAAGTAAAGCGGATAATTTAAGGAAACAAATGGAACAAGATGTTTTACACAGCGGAATTAAAATAAATTACAGTTCACGTGTTACCAACGAGATATTCCGGAAGTTAACTTTTACGTCTGCGTTTGCATCTTGTGCAGCCTATTACAATAAAAAAGCCGCCGACCTGCAATTGGACGGGCCATACCGGCAGCTTTTTATTAGTTTACTTAAAGAGTTAAAGCAAATATCTGATGCTGCCGATTTAGGGTTAACAGAAAATTTTTACAAAGACAATTTGCAGATATTAGACAGCCTCTCGGCCGATTTCACTACATCTTTACAAAAAGATTTGCAGCTAAAAAAGCCCGACGAACGAAGTGAAATAATTTTTGATATTGTTAGGCTTGCAAAAAAGCATGTAGTACATGTTCCGGAATACTTGCGTATTGCTAAACATTTCGGGTATGTGTAA
- a CDS encoding heme-binding domain-containing protein translates to MKKFLLSSGVAAVLVMIGLQFFRPRVENPPVTGDLQAPADVKAILVRACYDCHSNQTNLRWYDQVQPVYWQVAEHIREGRKGLNFSNWDKLSPADRKGKLWEAVNQMEQGAMPIKSYTLVHQGAKISEQDISVLKNYLTGMVHEVPNDTAKINALSKQHYATPLPQPLPKTLNDITYLPDFKNWQIISTSDRFDNGTMRVIYGNNIAVKAVKEHRINPWPNGAILAKAAWDKIQDTQGNVTPGAFKQVEFMIKNTEKYRSTAGWGFARFKTPRLAPYGKDVMFTTECINCHKPMAANDLVFTFPIKN, encoded by the coding sequence ATGAAAAAGTTTCTTTTAAGCTCAGGAGTAGCTGCCGTTCTGGTAATGATTGGTCTGCAGTTTTTCAGGCCCCGTGTAGAGAATCCACCGGTAACCGGAGACTTGCAGGCACCGGCTGATGTTAAGGCTATATTGGTGAGAGCTTGTTATGACTGCCACTCTAACCAAACCAATTTGCGCTGGTATGACCAGGTACAACCCGTGTACTGGCAAGTGGCCGAGCATATCCGTGAAGGCCGAAAGGGGCTCAATTTTTCTAACTGGGATAAATTGTCGCCTGCCGACAGGAAAGGAAAGCTTTGGGAAGCCGTAAACCAGATGGAGCAAGGCGCCATGCCCATCAAAAGTTATACATTGGTACATCAGGGGGCTAAAATATCCGAACAGGATATCTCAGTACTCAAAAATTATTTAACCGGCATGGTGCACGAAGTACCTAACGATACGGCTAAAATAAATGCGCTTAGCAAACAGCATTATGCCACCCCATTGCCACAGCCGTTACCTAAAACTTTAAATGATATTACTTACCTGCCCGATTTTAAAAACTGGCAGATAATCAGCACGTCAGACCGGTTTGATAACGGTACCATGCGGGTTATTTACGGTAATAATATTGCCGTTAAAGCCGTAAAAGAACATCGCATCAACCCATGGCCAAACGGAGCTATACTGGCTAAAGCGGCCTGGGATAAGATACAGGATACACAGGGCAATGTTACTCCGGGTGCTTTTAAACAAGTAGAGTTTATGATTAAAAACACCGAGAAGTACCGCTCTACCGCAGGCTGGGGTTTCGCAAGGTTTAAAACGCCTAGGCTTGCGCCTTATGGCAAGGATGTAATGTTTACTACCGAATGTATAAACTGCCATAAACCCATGGCAGCTAACGATTTAGTTTTCACCTTTCCTATCAAAAATTAG
- a CDS encoding SDR family oxidoreductase, with protein sequence MTKILVTGISGMIGKLTVEHLLKKEVPASDIIGLSRKKEELTDLTAQGVEVRFGDYFDYDSLVNAFKGVDKVMLTSAVAFSDRFTQHYNVITAARQADVKHVVYMSIMRKEGSGRIMPEITESDLFTEQVLKSSGLDYTIVYHPPFTDVLSIYYGSKPYENGIKVPAADGKMAPATRDELAEAHAAILTTPGHENKTYSLGGNDAVSFAGIAKILAEVERKPVPFSTITPGEYIDGMVKDGTPLKVAEFLTNWVTAIESGEFEHQSGDLERLLGRKTKTFTEYIESSLV encoded by the coding sequence ATGACAAAAATATTGGTAACCGGGATATCGGGGATGATTGGAAAACTTACAGTTGAGCACTTGTTAAAAAAAGAAGTTCCAGCAAGCGACATCATTGGGCTATCCCGTAAAAAAGAAGAACTTACTGATCTGACTGCCCAAGGTGTTGAAGTTCGCTTCGGTGATTATTTTGATTACGATTCATTAGTAAATGCGTTTAAAGGTGTTGATAAGGTGATGCTGACCAGTGCAGTTGCTTTTTCAGACCGGTTTACCCAGCATTATAATGTAATTACTGCCGCACGCCAGGCTGATGTTAAGCATGTGGTTTATATGTCTATTATGCGCAAAGAAGGCTCGGGCCGTATTATGCCGGAGATTACGGAATCAGACTTGTTTACCGAACAGGTACTTAAATCTTCAGGGCTTGATTATACCATTGTATATCATCCGCCTTTTACAGATGTATTGTCTATCTACTATGGTTCTAAACCTTATGAAAATGGAATTAAGGTGCCGGCAGCAGATGGCAAGATGGCACCTGCAACAAGAGATGAACTGGCGGAAGCACATGCTGCAATACTTACCACGCCGGGACACGAAAATAAAACCTATTCATTAGGGGGCAATGATGCTGTTTCGTTTGCCGGCATCGCTAAAATTCTGGCAGAAGTAGAGCGAAAGCCTGTACCTTTTTCCACCATCACACCCGGGGAATATATTGATGGGATGGTAAAAGATGGAACTCCCCTAAAGGTTGCCGAATTTTTAACCAATTGGGTAACAGCCATTGAAAGTGGTGAATTTGAACATCAATCAGGAGATTTAGAGCGGCTGCTAGGCAGAAAAACAAAAACTTTTACGGAGTACATAGAATCATCTTTGGTCTAA
- a CDS encoding histidine kinase — translation MIFERYIQRENLKVFVISQNVIWLSAVFMGILASIPKILQLKVSLAEILVDCLTAFLYSLYVWFYNLYTLPKYANHAITTRFFGARLIWSLLLGFLVMGLLVIVNQLLFQDHLIGSMILMYQFRGVLINLTIYMFLYLLYQSYINQVMAVELERTKSDHLEARYELLKQQVNPHFLFNSLNTLKSMVEVGDEHSANFIVKLSEFYRYSLENRQKDVVPVHEELKMLNAYFYLIQARFEEGVSLQVNISAGHQKATIPVFTLQLLAENAVKHNIVSVDQPLNIRVTSSDNWIIVQNNLQLKSIPEPSTKIGLENVNQRYLHLTGLSIEVKADDQYFTVKLPAHEYISN, via the coding sequence ATGATTTTTGAAAGGTATATACAGCGCGAAAACTTAAAAGTATTTGTCATTTCGCAAAATGTGATCTGGCTGTCGGCTGTATTTATGGGTATTTTAGCCTCTATTCCTAAAATACTGCAGCTCAAAGTAAGTTTAGCAGAGATTTTAGTGGACTGCCTTACTGCCTTTTTGTATTCGCTGTATGTATGGTTTTATAATTTATATACACTGCCTAAGTACGCTAATCATGCCATTACCACCCGGTTTTTTGGCGCGCGTTTAATCTGGAGTCTGTTGTTAGGCTTTTTGGTTATGGGTTTGCTGGTAATTGTAAATCAGTTGCTGTTTCAAGACCATTTAATAGGCTCCATGATTTTGATGTACCAGTTTAGGGGCGTGTTAATTAATTTAACCATTTACATGTTTTTGTACCTGCTGTATCAAAGCTACATTAATCAGGTAATGGCTGTTGAGCTCGAACGAACCAAATCAGACCACTTAGAAGCCCGCTACGAACTATTAAAGCAGCAAGTTAATCCTCACTTTCTGTTTAATAGCTTAAATACGCTCAAATCTATGGTAGAAGTGGGCGATGAGCATTCGGCCAATTTTATTGTAAAGTTATCTGAATTTTACCGGTACTCATTAGAGAACCGGCAAAAAGATGTGGTGCCTGTGCATGAAGAGTTGAAAATGCTTAACGCTTATTTTTACCTGATACAAGCAAGGTTTGAAGAAGGCGTGTCTTTACAGGTAAATATATCTGCCGGGCACCAAAAAGCTACGATACCTGTATTTACCTTACAGCTGCTGGCCGAAAATGCCGTAAAGCATAATATCGTATCTGTTGATCAGCCTTTAAACATCCGAGTAACCTCATCTGATAATTGGATTATTGTACAAAATAACTTGCAGCTTAAAAGTATCCCCGAGCCCTCTACAAAAATCGGCTTGGAAAATGTCAATCAGCGGTACCTGCATTTAACCGGCCTGTCTATAGAGGTAAAAGCAGACGATCAGTACTTTACGGTAAAACTTCCTGCCCATGAATATATTAGTAATTGA
- a CDS encoding glycoside hydrolase family 88 protein, whose product MNKLISLSLCLLSNVVYGQSDYRKAFPFAEKQTEFMLKEITHGTSTKPNPVSPRTLDDKGNLVLIPSKDWVSGFFPGELWYLYEYTHNNKWRAAAEQYTAKIEPEQFDKGTHDVGFKIYCSVGNGYRLTQKQHYKDVIIQAAKTLSTRFNPTVGTIKSWDNRKEWKYPVIIDNMMNLELLFVATKLSGDSTFYKVAVNHANTTLKNHFRPDYSSYHVIDYDPETGAVLHKQTHQGFADSSAWARGQGWGLYGYTMCYRETKNPVYLKQAEAIAAFIYNHPNLPKDKVPYWDFDAPDRPNAPRDASAAALIASALYELSTYSKNGKQYKKIADQIVHSLTKNYQAMPGGSKGFILLHSTGHKPANSEIDVPISYADYYYLEALTRQNRLANRKPVVDL is encoded by the coding sequence ATGAATAAACTTATATCCCTATCCCTTTGTCTGCTAAGCAATGTAGTTTACGGGCAAAGCGATTACCGGAAAGCATTCCCCTTTGCTGAGAAGCAGACGGAATTTATGCTGAAAGAAATAACACATGGTACCAGTACTAAACCTAATCCGGTATCTCCGCGTACGCTTGATGATAAAGGTAATTTAGTGCTCATCCCTTCAAAAGATTGGGTTAGCGGTTTTTTCCCGGGGGAGTTGTGGTATCTGTATGAGTACACTCATAACAACAAATGGCGTGCTGCTGCTGAGCAATACACTGCTAAAATAGAGCCCGAACAATTTGATAAAGGCACACACGATGTTGGCTTTAAAATTTATTGTAGTGTAGGCAACGGGTACCGCTTAACTCAAAAGCAGCATTATAAAGATGTAATCATACAAGCGGCTAAAACATTATCTACCCGTTTTAATCCAACGGTTGGCACTATAAAATCGTGGGATAATCGCAAAGAATGGAAATATCCGGTTATCATCGATAATATGATGAATCTGGAACTGTTGTTTGTGGCCACCAAATTGTCGGGCGACTCCACGTTTTATAAGGTAGCGGTTAATCATGCCAATACAACCCTGAAAAATCATTTCAGGCCTGATTACAGTTCTTACCATGTGATAGATTATGACCCTGAAACCGGGGCTGTGTTACACAAGCAAACTCACCAGGGCTTTGCCGATTCGTCGGCTTGGGCCAGGGGGCAGGGATGGGGGCTTTACGGCTATACCATGTGCTATCGCGAAACTAAAAACCCGGTTTATTTAAAGCAAGCTGAGGCCATTGCGGCGTTTATCTATAACCATCCTAATTTACCTAAAGATAAAGTGCCTTATTGGGATTTTGATGCGCCAGACAGACCTAATGCTCCGCGTGACGCATCGGCAGCCGCTCTGATAGCATCAGCCTTATACGAATTAAGTACGTATAGTAAAAATGGGAAGCAGTATAAAAAAATAGCTGACCAAATTGTACATAGCCTCACTAAAAATTATCAAGCTATGCCGGGCGGAAGTAAAGGATTTATATTACTGCACAGTACCGGACACAAACCCGCTAACAGCGAAATTGATGTGCCAATTAGTTACGCCGATTATTATTACCTCGAAGCACTAACCCGGCAAAACAGGTTAGCTAACAGAAAACCGGTAGTTGACTTATAA
- a CDS encoding helix-turn-helix domain-containing GNAT family N-acetyltransferase has translation MKKAIEQIRSFNRFYTAHLGLLNEHILNGPYSLAEARILFEIGLHQPISSQELGSMLGLDKGYLSKIVKMFNNDGIITRTPSLHDSRIHLISLTIQGANLLHELQGRSDQQIEAFLEKLSPDETGMLVNSMITVENLLSANYSNLVLSQQVAYREGLKPGDVGYLIYLHGVLYARESGYSQEFEGYVVKTFYEFLEHYNTQKDKIWLATYNQQIIGSIAILSKAKNEAQLRWFLVHPIFRRTGVGKHLLTTALTHCREQQFNNVYLLTTDVQQKAIAMYKKAGFMPTESVQMEQWGKTLREERYDLKLQNQ, from the coding sequence ATGAAAAAGGCAATAGAGCAAATTAGAAGTTTTAACCGTTTTTATACCGCCCATCTCGGATTATTAAACGAGCATATCTTAAACGGACCTTATTCACTGGCCGAGGCCCGCATTTTGTTTGAGATAGGATTACATCAGCCAATCTCGTCTCAGGAATTGGGTTCTATGCTGGGGTTGGATAAAGGTTATTTAAGTAAAATTGTGAAAATGTTTAATAACGATGGTATAATAACACGTACACCATCGTTACATGACTCACGTATTCATCTTATCAGCCTAACCATTCAGGGGGCAAACTTGCTCCATGAACTGCAAGGAAGATCTGACCAGCAGATTGAGGCATTTTTAGAAAAATTATCACCAGATGAAACAGGGATGCTGGTAAATTCTATGATAACAGTTGAAAACCTGTTATCGGCAAATTACAGCAACCTGGTGCTTTCACAACAAGTAGCCTACAGGGAAGGATTGAAACCTGGCGATGTTGGCTATTTAATTTATCTGCATGGTGTATTATATGCACGCGAATCTGGCTATTCGCAAGAGTTTGAAGGTTATGTAGTCAAAACCTTTTATGAGTTTTTAGAGCATTACAACACGCAAAAAGACAAAATTTGGCTTGCTACATATAACCAGCAAATTATTGGAAGCATTGCAATTTTATCTAAAGCCAAAAATGAGGCGCAGCTAAGATGGTTTTTGGTACATCCTATATTTAGGAGAACAGGCGTAGGCAAACATTTGCTTACCACAGCACTTACGCACTGCCGCGAACAACAGTTTAATAATGTTTATTTGCTAACAACAGATGTGCAACAAAAGGCCATTGCTATGTATAAAAAAGCTGGCTTTATGCCAACCGAGTCTGTGCAAATGGAGCAGTGGGGTAAAACGCTTCGCGAAGAACGATACGATCTGAAATTACAAAACCAATAA
- a CDS encoding glycoside hydrolase family 2 TIM barrel-domain containing protein yields MLTVILNKKIISQLICIFVFGLCPQLLFSLNRKATPGRQCIALNQDWYFSKDSSADASLSTISHLAWHKVSLPHTWNDKDVTDDQPGYYRGVGWYRKSFAADQFPRNEKLFLSFNGINQEAEVFINRKLAGKHAGGYTRFVVPIDRFLKAPGKGLNEILVRVTNRFNEDIAPLTADFTFFGGIYREVNLLSTESVHFTLKDDGSDGVYISTPVVDSASAHISVKSLLENNSNVSKVLNVKQVVLDKAGKLVTSYTTTLRLAAGEQKELHQNLKTLTNPRLWSPANPYLYQVFTSITDQQTGETLDRIVNAVGLRWFKFDANTGFYLNGKPLKLMGASRHQDYKDMGNAVPAYLQIKDMEWIKRMGGNFVRIAHYPQDPVVLKACDELGILASVEIPIVNAITESEAFSLNCKHMQVEMIRQNFNHPSIILWGYMNEVLLRPKFTSDKPRQEIYYQHIRELAQELEKLTRKEDPGRYTMMACHGDFDRYNRIGLTKIPQVLGWNLYQGWYSGSTADFGKFLDKHHLDLPDQPVLITEYGADADPRIRSQSPVRFDKSVEYAIKFHQVYLNEILKRPFVSGAAAWNLADFNSETREETMPHINNKGLLTIDRKPKDTYHLYQAYLSKKPFIKIASANWYYRGGINDSLLATCTQPVTVVTNLDAAELFYNGKSLGIKKAQDRAIQWEVPFINGKNNLKAVGIAKQKFTDTVSLLFKNYASQPSNQTGKIFYNILLGANRMFIDEKARILWIPGKAYVAGSWGFLGGKPYSGTNNRILYGSDKDIKQTDMDPVYQTQQVGITAYKFDVPKGNYKLILHFAELLGGPSKEALAYNLDNNHKPEEQEVDRVFDVRVNGQMYLKNFNIAKQYGYATAVKKVIKLKVDNNQGIQIEFLPVKGLPVLNALQLVQQ; encoded by the coding sequence ATGTTGACAGTGATACTTAACAAGAAGATTATTAGCCAGCTCATTTGCATTTTTGTTTTTGGCTTATGTCCGCAATTGTTATTTTCTTTAAATAGAAAGGCGACGCCGGGCAGACAGTGTATTGCCCTAAATCAGGATTGGTATTTTAGTAAGGATTCTTCTGCAGATGCATCGCTTTCAACAATTAGCCATTTAGCATGGCACAAAGTATCGTTGCCTCATACCTGGAACGATAAAGACGTAACAGATGACCAGCCTGGATATTACCGTGGCGTTGGTTGGTATAGAAAAAGTTTCGCTGCTGATCAGTTTCCGCGTAATGAAAAATTGTTTCTCTCTTTTAACGGGATTAACCAGGAAGCGGAGGTTTTTATTAACCGCAAGCTTGCCGGAAAGCACGCCGGTGGTTATACCCGTTTTGTTGTGCCTATTGATCGCTTTTTGAAAGCACCCGGAAAGGGTTTAAACGAAATTTTGGTCAGAGTAACTAATCGTTTTAACGAGGATATAGCCCCGCTAACAGCCGATTTTACTTTCTTTGGTGGTATTTATCGCGAAGTTAACCTGCTGTCTACCGAATCTGTACATTTTACCTTAAAAGACGACGGCTCAGACGGGGTATACATTTCGACCCCTGTAGTTGACAGTGCCTCTGCACATATCAGCGTAAAAAGCTTGTTAGAAAACAATTCAAACGTATCTAAAGTACTTAACGTAAAGCAGGTAGTGCTTGATAAAGCAGGAAAGTTAGTTACCAGTTATACAACTACTTTACGTCTGGCTGCGGGCGAACAAAAAGAATTGCACCAAAACTTAAAAACGCTTACCAATCCTCGATTATGGTCGCCGGCCAACCCCTATCTTTATCAGGTTTTTACCAGTATTACCGATCAGCAAACCGGAGAAACATTAGACCGTATTGTAAATGCTGTTGGTTTACGATGGTTTAAGTTTGACGCTAACACAGGTTTTTATCTAAACGGTAAACCTTTAAAACTTATGGGCGCCAGCCGGCATCAGGATTACAAGGATATGGGTAATGCTGTGCCCGCATATCTGCAAATAAAAGATATGGAGTGGATAAAGCGCATGGGTGGAAACTTTGTACGTATAGCTCATTATCCGCAAGACCCGGTAGTATTAAAAGCTTGTGATGAGCTGGGTATATTAGCTTCTGTTGAAATACCCATTGTAAATGCCATAACAGAATCTGAAGCCTTCAGCCTTAACTGTAAGCATATGCAGGTAGAAATGATCCGGCAGAATTTTAACCATCCGAGTATCATCCTTTGGGGGTACATGAACGAAGTGCTGCTGAGGCCGAAATTTACTTCGGACAAACCCCGGCAGGAAATATATTATCAGCACATCCGTGAGTTGGCGCAAGAACTGGAAAAGCTGACCCGGAAAGAAGATCCGGGCCGGTATACAATGATGGCTTGCCATGGTGATTTTGACCGTTATAACCGTATTGGCTTAACTAAAATTCCACAGGTTTTAGGTTGGAATTTATATCAGGGCTGGTATAGCGGAAGCACGGCAGATTTTGGAAAGTTTTTGGATAAGCATCATCTGGATTTACCTGACCAACCGGTGCTTATTACTGAATACGGTGCTGATGCCGACCCCAGAATACGTTCACAGTCACCGGTTAGGTTTGATAAGAGTGTTGAATATGCGATAAAATTTCACCAGGTTTATCTTAATGAAATTCTTAAACGGCCATTTGTTAGCGGTGCCGCCGCCTGGAATCTGGCTGATTTTAACTCTGAAACCCGTGAAGAAACCATGCCCCACATAAACAACAAGGGGCTGTTAACTATTGACCGTAAACCTAAAGATACTTATCATCTTTACCAGGCCTATTTAAGTAAAAAGCCTTTTATAAAAATTGCTTCTGCAAACTGGTATTACCGTGGCGGTATAAATGATTCTTTGTTGGCAACTTGTACACAACCCGTAACGGTGGTTACTAATTTAGATGCAGCCGAGTTGTTTTATAACGGCAAGTCGTTAGGTATTAAAAAGGCTCAAGACCGGGCTATTCAATGGGAGGTGCCCTTCATAAACGGTAAAAATAATTTAAAAGCGGTTGGAATTGCTAAGCAAAAGTTTACTGATACGGTATCGTTGTTATTTAAAAATTATGCCAGCCAGCCCAGCAATCAAACCGGCAAGATTTTTTACAACATTCTGTTAGGTGCAAACAGAATGTTTATTGATGAAAAAGCCAGAATACTTTGGATTCCGGGCAAAGCCTACGTAGCAGGAAGCTGGGGATTTTTGGGTGGTAAACCCTACAGCGGAACCAATAACAGGATTTTGTACGGTAGTGATAAGGATATCAAGCAAACTGATATGGACCCGGTTTATCAAACCCAGCAGGTCGGAATTACGGCCTATAAGTTTGATGTACCTAAAGGCAATTACAAATTAATCCTGCACTTTGCAGAGCTTTTAGGCGGACCATCTAAAGAAGCTTTAGCCTATAATCTGGACAACAACCATAAACCGGAAGAACAAGAGGTAGACCGTGTATTTGATGTTCGGGTAAATGGGCAGATGTACCTGAAAAACTTTAACATTGCCAAACAATATGGGTATGCAACCGCAGTAAAAAAAGTAATCAAACTTAAGGTCGATAACAATCAAGGTATACAAATTGAATTTTTGCCAGTAAAGGGTTTGCCCGTATTAAATGCCTTGCAGTTAGTACAGCAATAG
- a CDS encoding SDR family NAD(P)-dependent oxidoreductase: MKMTNKTVLITGGGSGIGYATAKLLSEKGNNVIILGRNQEKLAKAANELGVNYIVTDVTDAGAVDNLVAKLEADYNNLSVLINNAGVGFVYKLGEGANAAEKARQEFETNYFAPVRLIEALLPLLKKQPEAAIVNITSNVAFHPLVVLPTYSDAKTALHSHSVALRLTLSSDTNVKVFEVMPSLINTDATKDMGGEQNGLPPEVAAQDIYNGMSDNRYEIFVGEAEKQYADYFADPKAAIAQFNKGLY, from the coding sequence ATGAAAATGACAAACAAAACAGTGCTGATAACCGGAGGTGGATCGGGCATTGGTTATGCAACCGCAAAATTGTTGAGCGAAAAAGGTAACAACGTAATTATCTTGGGCCGTAACCAAGAGAAACTGGCTAAAGCTGCTAATGAACTGGGCGTAAATTATATAGTTACAGACGTAACAGATGCCGGTGCAGTAGATAACCTTGTTGCCAAACTGGAAGCGGATTACAATAATTTGAGCGTGTTAATTAATAACGCCGGTGTGGGCTTTGTTTATAAACTGGGCGAAGGCGCTAACGCAGCAGAGAAAGCACGCCAGGAGTTTGAAACTAACTACTTTGCCCCGGTTCGTTTGATAGAAGCCTTGTTACCACTACTTAAAAAACAGCCTGAAGCCGCTATTGTAAACATTACCTCTAATGTGGCTTTTCATCCGTTAGTTGTTTTGCCAACCTATTCAGACGCTAAAACTGCCCTGCACTCACACTCAGTAGCTTTGCGTTTAACCTTGTCATCAGATACTAACGTTAAAGTGTTTGAGGTAATGCCTTCGCTTATTAACACCGACGCTACCAAAGATATGGGTGGAGAGCAGAACGGATTGCCGCCGGAAGTAGCCGCACAAGATATTTATAACGGCATGAGTGATAACCGGTATGAAATATTTGTTGGTGAGGCTGAAAAGCAATATGCCGATTACTTTGCTGACCCAAAAGCAGCCATAGCTCAGTTTAACAAAGGGCTTTATTAA
- a CDS encoding polysaccharide deacetylase family protein produces the protein MTDRRDFIKQTGLLSAAGIISINQLAMAEKAEKTAYTPTHSKWADGSRLVVSATMLFEAGGQPDNAPSPFPPNMKPGYKDLPAATWYEYGYKEGIPRMLDNWDKLGIKVTSHIVGSAVLKNPALAKEIVDRGHEASGHGMTWKDEYDMTYDDEKKFIKEGLDTIKKVTGQTAVGYNANFLRRSENTLKILQELGCIYHIDDLSRDEPFIIKVNEKDFAVVPYTIRNNDLGMIDLWNFSPDQFITQVKMDFDQLYEESATRRRQLSVTFHDRVSGTPQMVKAATELIRYMQKHPGVAFKRKDEIAKMTLQDPTSIRE, from the coding sequence ATGACAGACAGAAGAGACTTTATCAAACAAACCGGCCTGCTATCAGCAGCAGGTATCATTAGCATAAATCAGCTGGCCATGGCTGAAAAGGCAGAGAAAACGGCATACACGCCCACGCACTCAAAATGGGCAGATGGATCGAGGCTTGTGGTTTCGGCCACGATGCTGTTTGAAGCCGGAGGGCAGCCCGATAATGCACCCAGCCCTTTTCCTCCTAACATGAAGCCAGGATATAAGGATTTACCTGCAGCTACCTGGTACGAATACGGGTATAAAGAAGGCATCCCGCGGATGCTGGACAATTGGGATAAATTAGGTATTAAGGTAACATCACATATAGTGGGATCTGCTGTACTGAAAAACCCCGCCTTGGCCAAAGAGATTGTAGACCGGGGGCATGAGGCATCGGGCCATGGTATGACCTGGAAAGATGAGTACGACATGACTTATGATGACGAGAAGAAATTCATCAAAGAAGGTTTAGACACTATTAAAAAAGTAACCGGACAAACCGCGGTTGGTTATAACGCTAACTTTTTGCGCCGCAGTGAAAATACGCTGAAAATATTACAGGAACTGGGCTGCATTTACCATATAGACGATTTGAGCCGCGACGAGCCGTTTATCATTAAAGTTAATGAAAAGGATTTTGCGGTTGTTCCATACACCATACGCAACAATGATTTGGGCATGATTGACTTATGGAACTTTTCGCCCGACCAATTTATTACACAGGTGAAGATGGATTTCGACCAGCTTTATGAAGAGTCGGCAACGCGGCGCAGGCAGCTTTCCGTAACGTTTCATGACCGTGTTAGCGGCACTCCGCAAATGGTTAAAGCAGCAACCGAACTCATCAGGTACATGCAGAAGCACCCAGGTGTGGCCTTTAAACGCAAAGACGAGATAGCCAAAATGACGCTTCAAGACCCCACCAGCATTCGTGAGTAA